A portion of the Bombus terrestris chromosome 3, iyBomTerr1.2, whole genome shotgun sequence genome contains these proteins:
- the LOC100645905 gene encoding protein FAM102B isoform X2: protein MKLPRRKSYEANGRKSGEEVQEHTVRWDAKFEFLCKMSANASTGVLDPCILRISVRKELKGGRSFQKLGFTDLNLAEFAGAGLCKTRYLLEGYDSRHRQDNSMLRVAIKMNMLSGDILFKVPSPSLKQTQLAVPGVPGVSGVTTDETASERCTNREDYVSTGSLAGSIASASSGFGSLPKKRPALFSSELLSGAESYDPMTLSEIVPSALPVETLTEAHTESGHSRNSSNTSQLSKGSGYGSLNSHSQHSRQSSSGDSGHIRSPSWPVWAPRIPNVSQKSSSQQPARPETSLDSESPSSSSSTLLDPRNRFWSMSSPLSSREGKSIARNQLRSSIAAVPPSNDQSETNRSKNGVVSSDNSRVNENASNDAGVFKVPGPQDVPRHLRKNVERNSFDARNERNATNSATNDRNEQWNSVIVPTAKPRIGQPGWRSISKTCDCIEKGKISPVLRLVDQARAVSSPDPLHRPDNPRASLRSATTAQTLRGIGGSHRKLLDGAGGKLATVATSPADSEESSLGVPEVAPPSSQHRNSITPPNPSGGSGLSETGSLDRAKAALERRKKAEDGAGNPILCRVEVTRPNPDSLIDELIKATNLEQTDLESSETTGLQLFIAKDGTTALGSHEIKSQMPAGVFKQVVMEENNR, encoded by the exons ATGAAGCTACCTCGGAGAAAAAGCTACGAAGCAAACGGCCGGAAGTCCGG GGAGGAAGTACAGGAGCATACCGTCAGATGGGACGCCAAGTTCGAGTTTCTATGCAAGATGAGTGCCAATGCGTCCACCGGTGTTCTCGATCCGTGTATTTTAAGGATATCCGTGAGAAAG GAATTGAAGGGAGGCAGGTCCTTCCAGAAGCTTGGCTTCACCGACCTGAACCTCGCCGAATTCGCAGGAGCTGGACTCTGCAAGACGAGGTATCTTCTGGAAGGCTACGACTCGAGACACAGACAGGACAATTCCATGTTACGCGTTGCCATCAAGATGAACATGCTGTCGGGAGATATTCTGTTTAAAGT GCCGTCTCCGTCGTTGAAGCAAACGCAGCTCGCAGTACCTGGCGTACCAGGTGTTTCCGGTGTGACGACGGACGAAACTGCATCCGAGAGGTGTACCAATCGAGAAGATTACGTATCCACTGGTTCGTTAGCTGGAAGTATAGCTAGTGCTAGCAGCGGTTTTGGTAGTCTTCCGAAAAAGAGGCCTGCCCTCTTTTCCTCGG AGCTTCTCAGTGGGGCGGAGTCCTACGATCCGATGACCCTAAGCGAGATCGTACCGTCGGCTCTTCCAGTGGAGACTCTAACCGAAGCGCACACAGAGTCGGGACATTCTCGCAATAGCAGCAACACCAGCCAGCTAAGCAAAGGCTCCGGCTATGGATCTTTAAATTCACACAGTCAACACAGTAGGCAGAGCAGTAGTGGTGACAGTGGCCACATTAG GTCACCCTCCTGGCCGGTATGGGCTCCACGTATCCCCAATGTCTCCCAAAAGTCCTCGAGCCAGCAGCCTGCCAGACCCGAGACCTCTCTCGACTCCGAATCCCCATCCTCGTCTTCCTCGACGCTGCTGGACCCACGAAATAGGTTCTGGTCTATGTCCAGCCCTCTATCGTCACGCGAGGGAAAATCGATCGCGCGGAATCAACTGAGATCGAGTATAGCAGCCGTTCCTCCATCGAACGACCAAAGCGAAACGAATCGATCGAAGAACGGCGTGGTTTCGAGCGACAACAGTCGCGTCAACGAAAACGCCAGTAACGACGCTGGCGTGTTCAAGGTGCCCGGACCACAGGACGTTCCGCGACACTTGCGAAAAAACGTCGAGAGGAATAGCTTCGACGCGCGAAACGAACGTAACGCGACGAATTCGGCGACGAACGATCGGAACGAACAATGGAACAGCGTGATCGTGCCGACCGCAAAACCGAGAATCGGTCAGCCAGGTTGGAGAAGTATCTCGAAAACCTGCGACTGCATCGAGAAAGGCAAGATCAGCCCGGTTTTGCGGCTAGTTGACCAGGCCAGAGCCGTATCCTCTCCCGATCCCCTTCATAGGCCCGATAACCCCAGAGCCTCGCTACGTTCCGCGACGACCGCTCAGACCCTCAG GGGTATTGGCGGAAGTCACCGGAAGTTGCTGGACGGGGCGGGGGGCAAGCTGGCTACGGTCGCCACCAGCCCAGCGGACTCCGAAGAGTCCTCCTTAGGGGTACCGGAAGTCGCTCCACCGAGCTCCCAGCACCGAAACAGCATAACCCCACC AAATCCCTCCGGCGGTTCCGGCCTCAGCGAAACGGGATCTTTGGACCGAGCAAAGGCGGCGTTGGAGCGTAGGAAAAAAGCGGAAGATGGCGCGGGAAATCCGATCCTGTGCAGGGTGGAAGTGACCAGGCCAAACCCGGATTCGCTGATCGACGAACTGATCAAAGCAACGAACTTGGAGCAGACGGATCTCGAGAGCTCCGAGA CAACTGGACTTCAGCTATTCATAGCGAAAGACGGGACTACCGCGCTCGGTAGCCACGAGATCAAAAGTCAGATGCCCGCGGGTGTGTTCAAGCAGGTGGTGATGGAAGAGAATAATAGGTAA
- the LOC100645905 gene encoding serine/arginine repetitive matrix protein 2 isoform X4, with amino-acid sequence MAFMMKKKKYKFSVEVNLEELTAVPFVNAVLFAKLRLLDGGSFVDHSTREEVQEHTVRWDAKFEFLCKMSANASTGVLDPCILRISVRKELKGGRSFQKLGFTDLNLAEFAGAGLCKTRYLLEGYDSRHRQDNSMLRVAIKMNMLSGDILFKVPSPSLKQTQLAVPGVPGVSGVTTDETASERCTNREDYVSTGSLAGSIASASSGFGSLPKKRPALFSSELLSGAESYDPMTLSEIVPSALPVETLTEAHTESGHSRNSSNTSQLSKGSGYGSLNSHSQHSRQSSSGDSGHIRSPSWPVWAPRIPNVSQKSSSQQPARPETSLDSESPSSSSSTLLDPRNRFWSMSSPLSSREGKSIARNQLRSSIAAVPPSNDQSETNRSKNGVVSSDNSRVNENASNDAGVFKVPGPQDVPRHLRKNVERNSFDARNERNATNSATNDRNEQWNSVIVPTAKPRIGQPGWRSISKTCDCIEKGKISPVLRLVDQARAVSSPDPLHRPDNPRASLRSATTAQTLRNPSGGSGLSETGSLDRAKAALERRKKAEDGAGNPILCRVEVTRPNPDSLIDELIKATNLEQTDLESSETTGLQLFIAKDGTTALGSHEIKSQMPAGVFKQVVMEENNR; translated from the exons GGAGGAAGTACAGGAGCATACCGTCAGATGGGACGCCAAGTTCGAGTTTCTATGCAAGATGAGTGCCAATGCGTCCACCGGTGTTCTCGATCCGTGTATTTTAAGGATATCCGTGAGAAAG GAATTGAAGGGAGGCAGGTCCTTCCAGAAGCTTGGCTTCACCGACCTGAACCTCGCCGAATTCGCAGGAGCTGGACTCTGCAAGACGAGGTATCTTCTGGAAGGCTACGACTCGAGACACAGACAGGACAATTCCATGTTACGCGTTGCCATCAAGATGAACATGCTGTCGGGAGATATTCTGTTTAAAGT GCCGTCTCCGTCGTTGAAGCAAACGCAGCTCGCAGTACCTGGCGTACCAGGTGTTTCCGGTGTGACGACGGACGAAACTGCATCCGAGAGGTGTACCAATCGAGAAGATTACGTATCCACTGGTTCGTTAGCTGGAAGTATAGCTAGTGCTAGCAGCGGTTTTGGTAGTCTTCCGAAAAAGAGGCCTGCCCTCTTTTCCTCGG AGCTTCTCAGTGGGGCGGAGTCCTACGATCCGATGACCCTAAGCGAGATCGTACCGTCGGCTCTTCCAGTGGAGACTCTAACCGAAGCGCACACAGAGTCGGGACATTCTCGCAATAGCAGCAACACCAGCCAGCTAAGCAAAGGCTCCGGCTATGGATCTTTAAATTCACACAGTCAACACAGTAGGCAGAGCAGTAGTGGTGACAGTGGCCACATTAG GTCACCCTCCTGGCCGGTATGGGCTCCACGTATCCCCAATGTCTCCCAAAAGTCCTCGAGCCAGCAGCCTGCCAGACCCGAGACCTCTCTCGACTCCGAATCCCCATCCTCGTCTTCCTCGACGCTGCTGGACCCACGAAATAGGTTCTGGTCTATGTCCAGCCCTCTATCGTCACGCGAGGGAAAATCGATCGCGCGGAATCAACTGAGATCGAGTATAGCAGCCGTTCCTCCATCGAACGACCAAAGCGAAACGAATCGATCGAAGAACGGCGTGGTTTCGAGCGACAACAGTCGCGTCAACGAAAACGCCAGTAACGACGCTGGCGTGTTCAAGGTGCCCGGACCACAGGACGTTCCGCGACACTTGCGAAAAAACGTCGAGAGGAATAGCTTCGACGCGCGAAACGAACGTAACGCGACGAATTCGGCGACGAACGATCGGAACGAACAATGGAACAGCGTGATCGTGCCGACCGCAAAACCGAGAATCGGTCAGCCAGGTTGGAGAAGTATCTCGAAAACCTGCGACTGCATCGAGAAAGGCAAGATCAGCCCGGTTTTGCGGCTAGTTGACCAGGCCAGAGCCGTATCCTCTCCCGATCCCCTTCATAGGCCCGATAACCCCAGAGCCTCGCTACGTTCCGCGACGACCGCTCAGACCCTCAG AAATCCCTCCGGCGGTTCCGGCCTCAGCGAAACGGGATCTTTGGACCGAGCAAAGGCGGCGTTGGAGCGTAGGAAAAAAGCGGAAGATGGCGCGGGAAATCCGATCCTGTGCAGGGTGGAAGTGACCAGGCCAAACCCGGATTCGCTGATCGACGAACTGATCAAAGCAACGAACTTGGAGCAGACGGATCTCGAGAGCTCCGAGA CAACTGGACTTCAGCTATTCATAGCGAAAGACGGGACTACCGCGCTCGGTAGCCACGAGATCAAAAGTCAGATGCCCGCGGGTGTGTTCAAGCAGGTGGTGATGGAAGAGAATAATAGGTAA
- the LOC100645905 gene encoding protein FAM102B isoform X1 — protein MAFMMKKKKYKFSVEVNLEELTAVPFVNAVLFAKLRLLDGGSFVDHSTREEVQEHTVRWDAKFEFLCKMSANASTGVLDPCILRISVRKELKGGRSFQKLGFTDLNLAEFAGAGLCKTRYLLEGYDSRHRQDNSMLRVAIKMNMLSGDILFKVPSPSLKQTQLAVPGVPGVSGVTTDETASERCTNREDYVSTGSLAGSIASASSGFGSLPKKRPALFSSELLSGAESYDPMTLSEIVPSALPVETLTEAHTESGHSRNSSNTSQLSKGSGYGSLNSHSQHSRQSSSGDSGHIRSPSWPVWAPRIPNVSQKSSSQQPARPETSLDSESPSSSSSTLLDPRNRFWSMSSPLSSREGKSIARNQLRSSIAAVPPSNDQSETNRSKNGVVSSDNSRVNENASNDAGVFKVPGPQDVPRHLRKNVERNSFDARNERNATNSATNDRNEQWNSVIVPTAKPRIGQPGWRSISKTCDCIEKGKISPVLRLVDQARAVSSPDPLHRPDNPRASLRSATTAQTLRGIGGSHRKLLDGAGGKLATVATSPADSEESSLGVPEVAPPSSQHRNSITPPNPSGGSGLSETGSLDRAKAALERRKKAEDGAGNPILCRVEVTRPNPDSLIDELIKATNLEQTDLESSETTGLQLFIAKDGTTALGSHEIKSQMPAGVFKQVVMEENNR, from the exons GGAGGAAGTACAGGAGCATACCGTCAGATGGGACGCCAAGTTCGAGTTTCTATGCAAGATGAGTGCCAATGCGTCCACCGGTGTTCTCGATCCGTGTATTTTAAGGATATCCGTGAGAAAG GAATTGAAGGGAGGCAGGTCCTTCCAGAAGCTTGGCTTCACCGACCTGAACCTCGCCGAATTCGCAGGAGCTGGACTCTGCAAGACGAGGTATCTTCTGGAAGGCTACGACTCGAGACACAGACAGGACAATTCCATGTTACGCGTTGCCATCAAGATGAACATGCTGTCGGGAGATATTCTGTTTAAAGT GCCGTCTCCGTCGTTGAAGCAAACGCAGCTCGCAGTACCTGGCGTACCAGGTGTTTCCGGTGTGACGACGGACGAAACTGCATCCGAGAGGTGTACCAATCGAGAAGATTACGTATCCACTGGTTCGTTAGCTGGAAGTATAGCTAGTGCTAGCAGCGGTTTTGGTAGTCTTCCGAAAAAGAGGCCTGCCCTCTTTTCCTCGG AGCTTCTCAGTGGGGCGGAGTCCTACGATCCGATGACCCTAAGCGAGATCGTACCGTCGGCTCTTCCAGTGGAGACTCTAACCGAAGCGCACACAGAGTCGGGACATTCTCGCAATAGCAGCAACACCAGCCAGCTAAGCAAAGGCTCCGGCTATGGATCTTTAAATTCACACAGTCAACACAGTAGGCAGAGCAGTAGTGGTGACAGTGGCCACATTAG GTCACCCTCCTGGCCGGTATGGGCTCCACGTATCCCCAATGTCTCCCAAAAGTCCTCGAGCCAGCAGCCTGCCAGACCCGAGACCTCTCTCGACTCCGAATCCCCATCCTCGTCTTCCTCGACGCTGCTGGACCCACGAAATAGGTTCTGGTCTATGTCCAGCCCTCTATCGTCACGCGAGGGAAAATCGATCGCGCGGAATCAACTGAGATCGAGTATAGCAGCCGTTCCTCCATCGAACGACCAAAGCGAAACGAATCGATCGAAGAACGGCGTGGTTTCGAGCGACAACAGTCGCGTCAACGAAAACGCCAGTAACGACGCTGGCGTGTTCAAGGTGCCCGGACCACAGGACGTTCCGCGACACTTGCGAAAAAACGTCGAGAGGAATAGCTTCGACGCGCGAAACGAACGTAACGCGACGAATTCGGCGACGAACGATCGGAACGAACAATGGAACAGCGTGATCGTGCCGACCGCAAAACCGAGAATCGGTCAGCCAGGTTGGAGAAGTATCTCGAAAACCTGCGACTGCATCGAGAAAGGCAAGATCAGCCCGGTTTTGCGGCTAGTTGACCAGGCCAGAGCCGTATCCTCTCCCGATCCCCTTCATAGGCCCGATAACCCCAGAGCCTCGCTACGTTCCGCGACGACCGCTCAGACCCTCAG GGGTATTGGCGGAAGTCACCGGAAGTTGCTGGACGGGGCGGGGGGCAAGCTGGCTACGGTCGCCACCAGCCCAGCGGACTCCGAAGAGTCCTCCTTAGGGGTACCGGAAGTCGCTCCACCGAGCTCCCAGCACCGAAACAGCATAACCCCACC AAATCCCTCCGGCGGTTCCGGCCTCAGCGAAACGGGATCTTTGGACCGAGCAAAGGCGGCGTTGGAGCGTAGGAAAAAAGCGGAAGATGGCGCGGGAAATCCGATCCTGTGCAGGGTGGAAGTGACCAGGCCAAACCCGGATTCGCTGATCGACGAACTGATCAAAGCAACGAACTTGGAGCAGACGGATCTCGAGAGCTCCGAGA CAACTGGACTTCAGCTATTCATAGCGAAAGACGGGACTACCGCGCTCGGTAGCCACGAGATCAAAAGTCAGATGCCCGCGGGTGTGTTCAAGCAGGTGGTGATGGAAGAGAATAATAGGTAA
- the LOC100645905 gene encoding protein FAM102B isoform X3 gives MFFLFLQGIKIDANEREEVQEHTVRWDAKFEFLCKMSANASTGVLDPCILRISVRKELKGGRSFQKLGFTDLNLAEFAGAGLCKTRYLLEGYDSRHRQDNSMLRVAIKMNMLSGDILFKVPSPSLKQTQLAVPGVPGVSGVTTDETASERCTNREDYVSTGSLAGSIASASSGFGSLPKKRPALFSSELLSGAESYDPMTLSEIVPSALPVETLTEAHTESGHSRNSSNTSQLSKGSGYGSLNSHSQHSRQSSSGDSGHIRSPSWPVWAPRIPNVSQKSSSQQPARPETSLDSESPSSSSSTLLDPRNRFWSMSSPLSSREGKSIARNQLRSSIAAVPPSNDQSETNRSKNGVVSSDNSRVNENASNDAGVFKVPGPQDVPRHLRKNVERNSFDARNERNATNSATNDRNEQWNSVIVPTAKPRIGQPGWRSISKTCDCIEKGKISPVLRLVDQARAVSSPDPLHRPDNPRASLRSATTAQTLRGIGGSHRKLLDGAGGKLATVATSPADSEESSLGVPEVAPPSSQHRNSITPPNPSGGSGLSETGSLDRAKAALERRKKAEDGAGNPILCRVEVTRPNPDSLIDELIKATNLEQTDLESSETTGLQLFIAKDGTTALGSHEIKSQMPAGVFKQVVMEENNR, from the exons GGAGGAAGTACAGGAGCATACCGTCAGATGGGACGCCAAGTTCGAGTTTCTATGCAAGATGAGTGCCAATGCGTCCACCGGTGTTCTCGATCCGTGTATTTTAAGGATATCCGTGAGAAAG GAATTGAAGGGAGGCAGGTCCTTCCAGAAGCTTGGCTTCACCGACCTGAACCTCGCCGAATTCGCAGGAGCTGGACTCTGCAAGACGAGGTATCTTCTGGAAGGCTACGACTCGAGACACAGACAGGACAATTCCATGTTACGCGTTGCCATCAAGATGAACATGCTGTCGGGAGATATTCTGTTTAAAGT GCCGTCTCCGTCGTTGAAGCAAACGCAGCTCGCAGTACCTGGCGTACCAGGTGTTTCCGGTGTGACGACGGACGAAACTGCATCCGAGAGGTGTACCAATCGAGAAGATTACGTATCCACTGGTTCGTTAGCTGGAAGTATAGCTAGTGCTAGCAGCGGTTTTGGTAGTCTTCCGAAAAAGAGGCCTGCCCTCTTTTCCTCGG AGCTTCTCAGTGGGGCGGAGTCCTACGATCCGATGACCCTAAGCGAGATCGTACCGTCGGCTCTTCCAGTGGAGACTCTAACCGAAGCGCACACAGAGTCGGGACATTCTCGCAATAGCAGCAACACCAGCCAGCTAAGCAAAGGCTCCGGCTATGGATCTTTAAATTCACACAGTCAACACAGTAGGCAGAGCAGTAGTGGTGACAGTGGCCACATTAG GTCACCCTCCTGGCCGGTATGGGCTCCACGTATCCCCAATGTCTCCCAAAAGTCCTCGAGCCAGCAGCCTGCCAGACCCGAGACCTCTCTCGACTCCGAATCCCCATCCTCGTCTTCCTCGACGCTGCTGGACCCACGAAATAGGTTCTGGTCTATGTCCAGCCCTCTATCGTCACGCGAGGGAAAATCGATCGCGCGGAATCAACTGAGATCGAGTATAGCAGCCGTTCCTCCATCGAACGACCAAAGCGAAACGAATCGATCGAAGAACGGCGTGGTTTCGAGCGACAACAGTCGCGTCAACGAAAACGCCAGTAACGACGCTGGCGTGTTCAAGGTGCCCGGACCACAGGACGTTCCGCGACACTTGCGAAAAAACGTCGAGAGGAATAGCTTCGACGCGCGAAACGAACGTAACGCGACGAATTCGGCGACGAACGATCGGAACGAACAATGGAACAGCGTGATCGTGCCGACCGCAAAACCGAGAATCGGTCAGCCAGGTTGGAGAAGTATCTCGAAAACCTGCGACTGCATCGAGAAAGGCAAGATCAGCCCGGTTTTGCGGCTAGTTGACCAGGCCAGAGCCGTATCCTCTCCCGATCCCCTTCATAGGCCCGATAACCCCAGAGCCTCGCTACGTTCCGCGACGACCGCTCAGACCCTCAG GGGTATTGGCGGAAGTCACCGGAAGTTGCTGGACGGGGCGGGGGGCAAGCTGGCTACGGTCGCCACCAGCCCAGCGGACTCCGAAGAGTCCTCCTTAGGGGTACCGGAAGTCGCTCCACCGAGCTCCCAGCACCGAAACAGCATAACCCCACC AAATCCCTCCGGCGGTTCCGGCCTCAGCGAAACGGGATCTTTGGACCGAGCAAAGGCGGCGTTGGAGCGTAGGAAAAAAGCGGAAGATGGCGCGGGAAATCCGATCCTGTGCAGGGTGGAAGTGACCAGGCCAAACCCGGATTCGCTGATCGACGAACTGATCAAAGCAACGAACTTGGAGCAGACGGATCTCGAGAGCTCCGAGA CAACTGGACTTCAGCTATTCATAGCGAAAGACGGGACTACCGCGCTCGGTAGCCACGAGATCAAAAGTCAGATGCCCGCGGGTGTGTTCAAGCAGGTGGTGATGGAAGAGAATAATAGGTAA